Proteins found in one Melioribacteraceae bacterium 4301-Me genomic segment:
- a CDS encoding methylmalonyl-CoA mutase, with protein MFSEDYKKAKKQFLEKLNASGQLDMKFTTVSGQEVNPVYLPDDVQNDYLKEIGFPGEYPFTRGIHVNGYRGKIWTMRQFAGFGTPEDTNKRFKYLLSHGQTGLSVAFDLPTLMGWDSDSELSRGEVGICGVAVSSLQDMETLFEGIPLDKVSTSMTINSPAAMIFAFYLAVAKKQGVSFDKLRGTLQNDILKEYIAQKEYIFPPKPSMRIITDMIEFCTNEVPQWNPISVSGYHIREAGSTAVQELAYTLADGFAYIEACLERGMDIDSFAPRISFFFNSHLDFFEEIAKFRAARRIYAKRMKEKYKAKNPRSWWLRFHTQTAGCTLTAQQPENNIIRTAYQALAAVLGGTQSLHTNSMDETLALPSEKAVKIALRTQQILAYETGVINTVDPLGGSYFVESLTDKMEADAEKIFEEIDSLGGVIAAIESGYFQKEIADSAYRYQKELEKKEKIVVGVNEFVEENEKIEIPILTISPEVEKKQRQRLAELRNSRNQEAVKESMLQISKAAVDGKNLMPVLIEAAQNYVTLGEMVDVLKQHFGIYEESVVF; from the coding sequence ATGTTTTCGGAAGATTATAAAAAGGCTAAAAAGCAATTTTTAGAAAAACTAAATGCTTCTGGTCAATTAGATATGAAGTTTACAACTGTATCTGGACAAGAAGTGAATCCAGTTTATTTACCGGATGATGTGCAAAATGATTATTTAAAAGAAATTGGATTTCCTGGTGAATATCCTTTTACACGAGGAATTCATGTAAATGGTTATCGTGGTAAGATATGGACAATGAGACAATTTGCTGGTTTTGGAACTCCTGAAGATACTAATAAAAGGTTTAAATATTTATTAAGCCATGGGCAAACTGGCTTATCAGTAGCGTTTGATTTACCTACATTAATGGGATGGGATTCTGATTCCGAACTTAGCCGCGGTGAAGTTGGCATATGCGGCGTTGCAGTTTCATCATTACAAGATATGGAAACTTTATTTGAAGGAATTCCATTAGATAAAGTATCTACTTCGATGACAATCAATTCACCTGCGGCAATGATATTTGCTTTTTACTTAGCTGTGGCTAAAAAACAAGGCGTAAGCTTCGATAAATTAAGAGGTACACTTCAGAATGATATCTTAAAAGAATATATAGCTCAGAAAGAATATATTTTTCCTCCCAAACCATCGATGAGAATCATTACAGACATGATAGAATTTTGTACTAATGAAGTTCCTCAGTGGAATCCTATATCTGTTAGCGGTTATCATATTCGAGAAGCTGGTTCTACTGCTGTACAAGAATTGGCTTACACTCTTGCTGACGGCTTTGCTTATATTGAAGCATGTCTTGAACGAGGTATGGATATCGATTCATTTGCACCTAGAATTTCTTTTTTCTTTAACTCTCATCTCGATTTTTTTGAAGAGATTGCAAAGTTTAGAGCGGCAAGAAGAATTTATGCAAAGCGAATGAAAGAAAAATATAAAGCAAAAAATCCTCGTTCATGGTGGCTAAGATTTCATACGCAAACTGCGGGATGTACTTTAACTGCTCAGCAACCTGAAAATAATATCATTAGAACAGCTTATCAGGCATTGGCAGCAGTTTTAGGCGGCACTCAATCATTGCACACTAACTCTATGGATGAAACATTAGCTTTACCAAGCGAGAAAGCAGTGAAGATTGCTCTTCGCACTCAACAAATATTGGCTTATGAAACCGGAGTTATTAATACAGTTGACCCATTAGGAGGCAGTTATTTTGTGGAATCATTAACTGATAAAATGGAAGCTGATGCAGAAAAAATTTTTGAAGAAATAGACTCATTAGGTGGCGTTATTGCAGCAATAGAGTCTGGTTATTTTCAAAAAGAAATTGCAGATTCAGCATACCGTTATCAAAAGGAATTAGAGAAAAAAGAAAAGATTGTGGTTGGTGTTAATGAATTTGTAGAAGAAAACGAAAAGATTGAAATACCTATTCTTACTATTTCACCAGAAGTTGAAAAAAAGCAGAGACAAAGATTAGCTGAACTTAGGAATTCGAGAAATCAAGAAGCTGTTAAAGAAAGTATGCTACAAATTAGTAAGGCAGCTGTTGATGGTAAAAATTTAATGCCTGTTCTTATTGAGGCTGCACAAAATTATGTAACTCTTGGTGAAATGGTTGATGTGTTAAAACAACATTTCGGAATTTACGAGGAATCTGTTGTTTTCTAA
- the thyX gene encoding FAD-dependent thymidylate synthase: MDDRIFEKLEPVRSNELDEILGLPFKVLDDGFIRVIDYMGSDQSIVQAARVSYGKGTKKINEDRGLIRYLMRHRHTTPFEMCEIKFHLRVPMDCWRQWIRHRTANVNEYSTRYSLAIDATQTTKPNEWRLQSKSNKQGSEGYIDPEIGKSFSDEEIKLQNLTREIYNKRIEAGIAREQARKDLLLSTYTEAYWKIDLHNLLHFLSLRMDSHAQLEIRTYAQVIGEQIVKRWVPLTWEAFEDYVLNSVTFSRLELELLELIFNNSSHKAIEKAKMYNWLGRKEDGSLKKNLERIEFEEKLKKMNITIPW, from the coding sequence ATGGACGATAGAATATTTGAAAAATTGGAACCTGTTCGGAGTAATGAGTTAGATGAAATTTTGGGCTTGCCTTTTAAAGTATTGGATGACGGATTCATTAGAGTAATTGATTACATGGGCTCAGACCAATCAATCGTTCAAGCTGCAAGGGTCTCTTATGGTAAGGGTACAAAAAAAATTAATGAGGATAGAGGATTAATTAGATATTTAATGCGGCATAGGCATACTACTCCTTTTGAAATGTGTGAAATTAAATTCCATTTGAGAGTGCCAATGGATTGCTGGCGACAGTGGATTAGACATAGGACAGCAAACGTTAACGAATATTCTACTAGATATTCTTTAGCAATAGATGCTACTCAAACAACAAAACCAAATGAATGGCGGCTTCAATCTAAATCAAATAAACAAGGCAGCGAGGGGTATATCGACCCAGAAATTGGAAAAAGTTTTTCTGATGAAGAAATTAAACTTCAAAATCTTACTCGCGAAATTTATAATAAGAGAATAGAAGCTGGAATTGCTCGAGAACAAGCAAGAAAAGACCTTTTGCTTTCTACTTATACAGAAGCATATTGGAAGATAGACCTGCATAATTTACTCCATTTCCTTTCGTTACGTATGGATTCTCATGCTCAACTTGAGATACGTACTTATGCACAAGTTATTGGAGAACAAATTGTTAAAAGATGGGTGCCGTTGACTTGGGAAGCATTTGAAGATTATGTGTTAAATTCAGTAACTTTTTCAAGGCTGGAACTCGAATTGCTTGAGCTAATCTTTAATAACAGCTCACATAAGGCTATTGAGAAAGCTAAAATGTACAATTGGCTTGGTCGTAAAGAGGATGGCTCGTTAAAGAAAAATCTTGAGCGAATTGAATTCGAAGAGAAACTAAAAAAAATGAACATAACCATTCCTTGGTGA
- a CDS encoding HIT domain-containing protein has product MDKLWSPWRSAYIDSFSKEKKSAACIFCTAAEKKIKSKKSFVVYKGDKSYIMLNLYPYNSGHLMVIPKRHVSDFLFLSEKELAEIMDEIKLSIKALNKIMKPQGFNVGLNLGKAAGAGIDQHVHFHIVPRWNGDTNFMPIIGKVKVISQDLLITKEKLVKEFERLTKEKNNFK; this is encoded by the coding sequence ATGGATAAACTCTGGTCGCCGTGGCGTTCAGCTTATATTGATTCGTTTAGCAAAGAAAAAAAATCAGCTGCTTGTATATTTTGTACCGCCGCCGAAAAAAAAATTAAAAGCAAAAAATCGTTTGTGGTTTACAAAGGTGATAAATCCTATATAATGCTTAATTTATATCCATATAACAGTGGACATTTAATGGTAATTCCTAAGCGACACGTATCTGATTTTTTATTTTTATCAGAAAAAGAGTTAGCTGAAATTATGGACGAAATAAAATTATCTATTAAAGCCCTTAATAAAATAATGAAACCACAGGGTTTTAATGTGGGACTAAATTTAGGAAAAGCTGCTGGCGCAGGCATAGACCAGCATGTGCATTTTCATATCGTACCAAGATGGAATGGTGATACTAATTTTATGCCTATAATTGGTAAAGTGAAAGTTATTTCTCAAGATTTACTTATTACCAAAGAAAAATTAGTAAAAGAATTCGAGCGTTTGACCAAAGAAAAAAATAATTTTAAATAA
- a CDS encoding dihydrofolate reductase codes for MEKIIIAAASINNVIGKENKIPWDSKEELLHFKQTTMGYPIIMGRKTFEVIGKPLKGRTNIVITRREFIDNNVIVFNEIAKALDFCESKKFEKVFIIGGSHIFNQMINDVDRIILSRMKFISNGDKFFPEIDMNIWKLVDFCDYNDFTVFTYVKK; via the coding sequence ATGGAAAAGATAATAATAGCAGCTGCTTCTATTAATAATGTTATTGGGAAGGAGAACAAAATTCCTTGGGATTCTAAAGAAGAGCTACTGCATTTTAAGCAGACGACAATGGGATATCCAATTATAATGGGAAGGAAAACCTTTGAAGTAATCGGTAAACCACTGAAAGGGAGAACAAATATAGTAATTACGAGAAGAGAATTTATTGATAATAACGTAATTGTCTTTAATGAAATTGCTAAAGCATTAGATTTTTGTGAAAGTAAAAAGTTTGAAAAAGTTTTTATTATTGGTGGCAGCCATATTTTTAATCAAATGATAAATGATGTAGATAGAATAATTTTATCCCGAATGAAATTTATATCTAATGGTGACAAATTTTTCCCTGAAATTGACATGAACATTTGGAAATTAGTTGATTTTTGTGATTACAATGATTTTACGGTATTTACTTATGTCAAGAAATAA
- the icd gene encoding isocitrate dehydrogenase (NADP(+)), whose protein sequence is MPKFKKIIVPTEGEKITIQDEKLVVPDSPIIPFIEGDGTGPDIWRASKIVFDAAVQKAFNGKKKIVWMEIYAGQKAVDTYGKNKWLPDETVEAIKEFVVAIKGPLTTPVGGGIRSLNVTLRQKLDLFACVRPVKYYKGTPSPVKRPQDLDVVIFRENTEDVYAGIEFKSGTNEAVSLIKYINKKFDKNIRQDSGIGIKPISQFGTERLVKKAIEYAIANKRKSVTLVHKGNIMKFTEGSFKEWGYETARKYFPDLIITEDELYRDFNGSLPPGKILIKDRIADSMFQQVLLRPSEYDVIATPNLNGDYLSDACAAQVGGLGIAPGANMSYHYAVFEATHGTAPKYAGLDKVNPGSVILSGVMMLEYLGWKKAAKLIEKALQKTIKSKVVTYDFARQLKGATEVKCSEFANEIVKNMD, encoded by the coding sequence ATGCCTAAATTCAAAAAAATTATTGTTCCAACTGAAGGTGAAAAAATAACAATTCAAGATGAAAAATTAGTAGTACCCGATTCACCAATAATTCCTTTCATTGAAGGCGATGGTACAGGTCCAGATATCTGGCGTGCTTCTAAAATTGTATTTGATGCTGCAGTTCAAAAGGCATTTAATGGTAAAAAGAAAATTGTGTGGATGGAAATTTACGCTGGTCAAAAAGCTGTTGACACTTACGGAAAAAACAAATGGCTGCCAGATGAAACAGTGGAAGCCATTAAAGAATTTGTTGTTGCAATCAAAGGTCCGCTAACCACTCCAGTTGGAGGTGGAATTAGAAGCCTGAACGTGACACTCCGCCAAAAATTAGATTTGTTTGCTTGTGTTAGACCTGTAAAATACTACAAAGGTACACCCAGTCCAGTTAAAAGGCCACAAGATCTGGACGTAGTTATTTTTAGGGAAAACACTGAAGATGTCTATGCAGGTATAGAATTTAAAAGTGGGACAAATGAAGCTGTTAGTTTAATTAAGTATATCAATAAAAAATTTGATAAGAATATTAGACAAGATTCGGGGATTGGCATAAAACCAATTAGCCAGTTCGGTACAGAACGACTTGTAAAAAAAGCTATTGAATATGCTATTGCTAATAAAAGAAAAAGCGTTACCTTAGTTCATAAAGGTAATATAATGAAATTTACAGAAGGTTCATTTAAAGAATGGGGCTACGAAACAGCAAGAAAATACTTTCCGGATTTAATTATTACAGAAGATGAACTATACAGAGATTTTAATGGTTCTCTTCCTCCAGGCAAAATATTAATTAAAGACCGTATTGCTGATAGTATGTTTCAGCAGGTACTGCTAAGGCCATCTGAGTATGATGTAATTGCTACCCCAAATTTAAACGGAGACTACCTTTCTGATGCTTGCGCTGCTCAAGTCGGTGGATTAGGTATTGCTCCAGGCGCTAACATGAGCTATCATTATGCTGTTTTTGAAGCTACTCATGGCACAGCTCCTAAATATGCAGGGCTTGATAAAGTTAACCCTGGTTCAGTAATTTTATCTGGAGTGATGATGCTCGAATACTTAGGATGGAAAAAAGCAGCTAAATTAATTGAAAAGGCATTGCAAAAAACTATTAAATCTAAAGTTGTTACTTACGATTTTGCGAGACAGTTAAAAGGTGCAACTGAAGTTAAATGCTCAGAGTTTGCTAACGAAATTGTTAAAAACATGGATTAA
- the fusA gene encoding elongation factor G: protein MKEYNPENIRNFALIGHGGSGKTMISENLLFAAGEINRIGKIEEGNTTSDYNQNEIERQISISATPLHLEWNNVKFNVLDTPGFPDFIGQVISCLHVSDLAVAVVKSAEGIEVGTELTWDYVRKYNLPAAVIINKVDNEHSSFFKTFDSIRERLSSDATILSFPSKEGINFNSVIDIVKMKLVTYGESGSKKITEAEIPSELREQSQKLREELIEKIAESDEELMNKFFEEGTLTEEQILTGLKSAIVNGSLVPVFAFSASKSVGVNTFMDFASKYFPAPNERKPVEAKLKDSDQKVEVKCDPNAEASLLIFKSLSEQHVGELSIFKVYSGEVKPGDDLINTHRNKVERMGQLFILNGKNRKEVSKLAAGDIGAVVKLKDSHTGDTLSSKNFTIILPEIEFPEPIIRSAIKPKSKGDEDKISSGLHTVHEEDPTLDVKYDPELRQTIISGQGELQLSLATKLLKDRYNVEVELVEPRIPYRETIKGVCNDAEYKHKKQSGGRGQYGHVHLKLEPLPRGAGFEFVDAIVGGVVPGRFIPAVEKGLREVLEKGVLTGSKVVDIRVTLFDGTYHAVDSDEVSFKIAASQAFKKGFLEAKPVILEPIYDVTVKVPEEFMGDVMGDISSRRGKIIGMDSEGPFQVIKAKIPLAELYKYSTHLRSLTSGRGMHTRQFSHYEEVSKDVEAKIIEEYNKSKEEEE, encoded by the coding sequence TTGAAAGAGTATAATCCAGAGAATATTCGTAACTTCGCATTGATTGGACACGGCGGCAGCGGTAAAACAATGATTTCAGAAAATTTATTATTTGCTGCAGGCGAAATTAACAGAATTGGTAAAATTGAAGAAGGAAATACTACTTCTGATTACAATCAAAATGAAATTGAAAGACAAATATCAATCTCTGCTACGCCCCTTCACTTGGAATGGAATAATGTTAAGTTTAATGTGCTCGATACACCTGGTTTCCCGGACTTTATTGGACAAGTAATTTCTTGTTTGCATGTTTCAGACCTCGCTGTGGCTGTCGTCAAAAGCGCAGAAGGAATTGAAGTGGGTACTGAATTGACATGGGACTATGTTAGAAAATATAACTTGCCTGCCGCGGTAATTATTAACAAAGTAGATAACGAACATTCATCTTTCTTTAAGACTTTTGACTCGATTAGAGAAAGATTAAGTAGCGATGCAACAATTTTATCGTTTCCTTCTAAAGAGGGAATTAATTTTAATTCTGTGATTGATATTGTTAAGATGAAGTTGGTTACTTACGGCGAGTCAGGTTCTAAAAAAATTACTGAAGCAGAAATACCTTCTGAATTACGCGAACAATCACAAAAATTAAGAGAAGAACTAATTGAAAAAATTGCTGAATCGGATGAAGAATTGATGAATAAATTTTTCGAAGAAGGCACCTTAACTGAAGAACAAATTTTAACAGGATTGAAATCAGCTATCGTTAATGGCTCATTAGTGCCCGTCTTTGCGTTTTCTGCTTCCAAATCTGTTGGTGTTAATACTTTCATGGATTTTGCTTCTAAGTATTTTCCTGCTCCAAACGAAAGAAAACCAGTCGAGGCTAAACTAAAAGATTCAGATCAAAAAGTAGAAGTAAAATGTGACCCTAATGCAGAAGCTTCGTTGTTAATATTTAAATCTTTGTCAGAACAGCACGTAGGTGAACTTTCTATTTTTAAAGTTTACTCTGGCGAGGTTAAGCCTGGTGATGACCTCATTAATACACATCGAAATAAAGTTGAAAGGATGGGACAACTTTTCATTCTTAATGGTAAAAACAGAAAAGAAGTTTCTAAGTTGGCAGCTGGCGATATTGGTGCAGTTGTAAAGCTAAAGGACAGCCATACTGGCGACACTCTTTCATCAAAAAATTTTACAATAATTCTTCCTGAAATTGAATTTCCAGAACCTATTATTCGTTCGGCAATTAAACCTAAATCAAAAGGTGATGAAGATAAAATTTCATCTGGTTTGCACACCGTGCACGAGGAAGATCCTACGCTTGATGTAAAATATGATCCGGAGTTAAGACAGACTATAATATCTGGACAAGGTGAACTTCAACTTTCTTTAGCAACTAAGTTGTTAAAAGACCGGTATAATGTTGAAGTCGAACTCGTTGAGCCAAGAATACCATACAGAGAAACAATTAAAGGCGTTTGCAACGATGCAGAATACAAACATAAAAAACAATCAGGTGGCAGAGGGCAATATGGACATGTACACTTAAAACTGGAGCCGCTGCCTCGTGGTGCTGGATTCGAATTCGTTGATGCTATTGTGGGTGGAGTAGTGCCAGGCCGATTTATACCTGCAGTAGAAAAAGGACTTCGAGAGGTTCTTGAAAAGGGAGTTTTGACGGGCAGTAAAGTTGTCGATATTAGGGTTACTTTGTTTGATGGTACTTACCATGCTGTTGATTCTGATGAAGTGTCTTTTAAAATTGCAGCATCACAAGCATTTAAAAAAGGATTCCTAGAAGCTAAGCCTGTTATCCTTGAGCCAATTTATGATGTAACTGTGAAAGTGCCAGAAGAATTTATGGGTGATGTTATGGGTGATATTTCAAGCAGAAGAGGAAAAATTATTGGAATGGATTCAGAAGGTCCTTTTCAAGTTATTAAAGCTAAAATTCCTTTGGCTGAACTGTATAAATACTCAACTCATTTAAGAAGTCTTACTTCTGGCAGGGGAATGCATACTCGTCAATTCTCTCATTACGAAGAGGTTAGCAAGGATGTAGAGGCAAAGATTATTGAAGAGTACAATAAATCAAAGGAAGAGGAAGAGTAA
- a CDS encoding YtxH domain-containing protein, translated as MSDENGIGKGIFIGFLTGAAVGTLLGLLFAPKSGKELREDIRLKSKDLLDDAGDYIEQAKDKATQLINEGKRKSEKLVADAKAKVDALLDEAEKILDDAKMKAGSAIETGKAKVEKESDKLKAAIKAGVETYKSEKSS; from the coding sequence ATGTCTGATGAAAATGGAATCGGTAAAGGTATATTTATTGGATTTCTAACTGGTGCGGCGGTAGGTACATTATTAGGATTATTATTTGCTCCAAAATCCGGTAAAGAGTTGCGTGAGGATATACGTCTTAAAAGTAAAGATCTTTTAGATGATGCCGGCGATTATATTGAACAAGCGAAGGATAAGGCTACACAGTTAATTAATGAAGGCAAAAGAAAGTCAGAAAAATTAGTAGCCGACGCAAAAGCAAAAGTTGATGCGCTGCTTGATGAAGCTGAAAAAATTTTAGATGATGCTAAAATGAAAGCTGGCTCTGCCATTGAAACAGGAAAAGCTAAAGTTGAAAAAGAAAGCGATAAATTAAAGGCTGCTATTAAAGCTGGTGTAGAGACATATAAATCAGAAAAAAGCTCTTAA
- the mutL gene encoding DNA mismatch repair endonuclease MutL produces the protein MQKIKILPEHVANKIAAGEVVNRPESVVKELLENSIDAKASSIDVYIKGAGKVLIQVSDDGEGMSEEDALLCIQRHATSKISTAEDLTSIKTFGFRGEALSAIASVSVFELKTERKTDEIGTLIRIDEFGKIFSEKGSFSKGTTVAVKNLFYNTPARRNFLKSNSTELKHIIETFKRIALSHPHISFKLYNDDELLFDFPATTLDDRMKSVFAENILDLAFEVKELTEYISLFGYIGKPTYLRKSRGEQYFYLNNRYVVSKVINHAVFTSFENIMEKGDYPFFVLFMEIDPKKIDVNVHPSKLEVKFEDEKEIYTFVQAVVKKGIGSYDLVPSISLDDETKNSNSAQLRFIDFRKTEKYDLSDRPNFSKDKNHSAFFSDEDIDRLFGNLNNEIKYTLPNSNVLHPFDEKEQKEIYHTSSIESQKGVESPFIVLLHNKYILTQIKSGLMIIDAHVAHERILYEKALKSFNANLPFSQQLLFAQTLKADPADIELIKELNPYLVKLGFEIKISSKNTITILGVPSDVLVGTEIETLLEILKEYRKNQQEKNLEITDNIAKSFSCKAAIKAGHKLNETEMRILVDQLFATSMPYVCPHGRPIVVKIPIEEFDKRFGRT, from the coding sequence GTGCAAAAAATTAAAATATTACCAGAACACGTAGCAAATAAAATTGCAGCAGGCGAAGTTGTAAATCGTCCTGAATCTGTCGTTAAGGAATTATTAGAAAATTCAATTGATGCGAAAGCAAGTTCAATTGATGTATATATTAAAGGTGCCGGGAAAGTTTTAATTCAAGTTTCTGACGACGGAGAGGGGATGTCAGAAGAAGATGCTTTACTTTGCATACAAAGGCATGCAACAAGCAAAATATCTACAGCTGAAGATTTAACGTCAATTAAAACATTTGGATTTAGAGGCGAAGCACTAAGTGCTATAGCTTCAGTTAGCGTATTTGAATTAAAAACTGAAAGAAAAACAGATGAAATAGGCACTCTTATAAGGATAGATGAGTTCGGTAAAATTTTTTCTGAAAAAGGTTCATTCTCTAAAGGGACTACAGTTGCCGTTAAAAATCTTTTCTATAATACACCTGCAAGAAGAAATTTTTTGAAGAGTAATTCAACTGAGCTGAAACACATAATTGAAACTTTTAAACGAATTGCATTAAGTCATCCACATATTAGTTTTAAGCTTTATAACGATGATGAACTGTTGTTTGATTTTCCTGCTACAACTCTTGATGATAGAATGAAATCGGTCTTCGCTGAAAATATTTTAGACCTCGCCTTTGAAGTAAAAGAATTAACTGAATACATAAGTCTATTTGGCTACATTGGCAAGCCAACTTATTTACGCAAAAGCAGGGGAGAGCAGTATTTTTATTTAAATAATCGTTACGTGGTAAGCAAAGTAATTAATCATGCAGTATTTACATCCTTTGAAAATATAATGGAAAAAGGCGACTATCCGTTCTTTGTACTTTTTATGGAAATTGACCCTAAAAAAATTGATGTAAATGTACATCCATCTAAACTTGAGGTGAAATTTGAAGATGAAAAAGAAATTTATACTTTTGTTCAAGCCGTGGTTAAAAAGGGGATAGGCAGTTATGACCTTGTGCCTTCAATTAGCTTAGATGATGAAACTAAGAATTCTAACTCTGCACAATTGAGATTTATAGATTTTCGTAAAACAGAAAAATATGATTTGTCGGATAGACCTAATTTTAGCAAAGATAAAAATCATTCAGCTTTTTTTTCTGATGAAGATATCGATAGATTGTTCGGTAATTTAAATAACGAAATAAAGTATACTTTGCCAAACTCAAACGTACTTCACCCTTTTGATGAAAAAGAGCAGAAGGAAATTTACCATACAAGTAGCATAGAATCTCAGAAAGGCGTTGAATCTCCTTTTATTGTTTTATTGCATAATAAATATATCTTAACTCAAATAAAAAGTGGATTAATGATAATTGATGCACATGTTGCCCACGAAAGAATTCTTTATGAAAAGGCTTTGAAGTCATTTAATGCTAATCTTCCCTTTTCTCAACAATTATTATTTGCTCAAACTTTAAAAGCAGACCCTGCCGATATTGAACTGATTAAAGAATTAAATCCGTACTTAGTAAAATTAGGCTTTGAAATTAAAATATCTTCTAAAAACACTATTACAATTTTAGGCGTTCCTTCAGATGTTTTAGTTGGGACAGAAATTGAGACCCTTTTAGAGATTTTAAAAGAATATAGAAAAAATCAACAGGAGAAAAACTTAGAGATAACCGATAACATAGCAAAATCGTTCTCATGTAAGGCAGCTATTAAAGCTGGTCATAAGTTAAATGAAACTGAAATGAGAATATTGGTTGATCAGCTTTTTGCAACTTCAATGCCTTATGTTTGCCCTCACGGCAGACCAATTGTTGTCAAAATTCCAATAGAAGAATTCGATAAGCGATTTGGAAGGACTTAA
- a CDS encoding decaprenyl-phosphate phosphoribosyltransferase, protein MFSNIKLYLFLLRPIDWLKNLFVFVPIVFSKHFLVVNELIITFLAFACFSLASSIVYVINDIADVENDRLHPIKKNRPIASGKVSVKSAYSTIVILSLLLLFLFLLMNPKFVVIVLAYILLNIFYSFSWKSKVIIDLFSIAAGFMLRVIGGAVAISVYISSWLIITTLFLSLYLAAMKRRAEIISSSNAVEQRAVLKFYSINFIDQLSVISAAGVVLSYTLYTVSERTVNFFKTENLIYTTVFVLYGMFRYMYLVFQVGEGENVAKVLLSDKPMLINFILYVISIFIIIYFLK, encoded by the coding sequence TTGTTTTCTAATATAAAATTATATTTGTTTTTGTTAAGACCAATTGACTGGCTTAAAAATCTGTTTGTTTTTGTTCCTATAGTTTTTTCAAAGCATTTTTTAGTTGTAAACGAATTAATTATCACTTTTTTGGCTTTTGCTTGTTTTTCTTTAGCCTCAAGCATAGTTTATGTCATAAATGATATCGCTGACGTCGAAAATGATAGGTTGCATCCAATAAAGAAAAATAGACCTATTGCCAGCGGGAAAGTAAGTGTAAAATCTGCTTATAGTACTATAGTAATTCTCTCCTTATTGCTCTTATTTCTCTTTTTGTTGATGAATCCAAAATTTGTGGTTATTGTATTGGCTTATATATTGTTGAATATTTTTTATTCATTCTCTTGGAAAAGCAAAGTGATTATTGATTTATTTTCGATAGCTGCAGGTTTTATGTTAAGGGTAATTGGCGGTGCCGTGGCTATTTCTGTTTATATTTCAAGCTGGTTAATAATTACAACTCTTTTTTTATCCCTTTACTTAGCAGCAATGAAAAGAAGGGCCGAAATAATATCTAGCTCTAACGCTGTTGAACAAAGAGCTGTCTTAAAATTTTACTCTATTAATTTCATTGACCAATTGTCTGTAATTTCAGCAGCTGGTGTTGTTTTAAGCTATACACTTTATACAGTCTCTGAAAGAACAGTTAATTTTTTTAAGACAGAAAATTTAATCTATACAACTGTCTTTGTTCTTTATGGAATGTTTAGGTATATGTATTTAGTATTTCAAGTCGGGGAAGGTGAGAACGTTGCTAAAGTACTGCTTTCAGATAAGCCAATGTTAATTAATTTTATTCTTTATGTCATCTCAATTTTCATAATAATTTATTTTTTAAAATAA